The following proteins are co-located in the Paludibaculum fermentans genome:
- a CDS encoding organic hydroperoxide resistance protein, which yields MTKLDKVLYTARAHTTGGRDGGTSRTDDGRLSVAFSTPGGPGGGTNPEQLFAAGWSSCFLSGLKLLAGKRKIVLPEDLAVDAEVDLGLVHGAFRLAARLKVTLPGVDRQVAEELVEAGHQVCPYSLATHGNIDVVTTVVTEAAMAAATAESR from the coding sequence ATGACAAAGCTGGACAAGGTTCTCTATACGGCCAGGGCGCATACGACAGGTGGTCGAGACGGAGGCACCTCACGCACCGATGACGGCCGCCTGAGTGTTGCGTTCTCCACGCCGGGAGGGCCCGGGGGCGGCACGAATCCGGAACAATTGTTCGCCGCCGGCTGGTCTTCCTGTTTTCTCTCGGGACTCAAGCTGCTGGCCGGCAAGCGGAAGATTGTGCTTCCGGAGGATCTCGCCGTTGACGCGGAGGTGGACCTGGGCCTGGTGCATGGCGCGTTTCGCCTCGCGGCGCGCCTGAAGGTCACTCTGCCGGGCGTCGATCGCCAGGTGGCGGAGGAACTGGTGGAGGCCGGGCACCAGGTGTGTCCGTACTCCCTGGCAACTCACGGCAACATCGATGTCGTGACAACGGTCGTGACTGAAGCCGCCATGGCAGCGGCCACGGCGGAGAGCCGGTAG
- a CDS encoding isochorismatase family cysteine hydrolase: MGALTYEKEITGLLVIDPYNDFISEGGKIWDRLKGVAEANQCVPHMKEVLEAAREAGVRVFYAMHHRYRPGDYESWKYIAPIQRAAWSRKSFEYGTWGGQFRQGFEPQPGDIVASEHWCSSGFANTDLDLQLKKHGIHKLIVIGLIAHTCVEATVRFAAELGYEVTMVKDATADYSDREMEAALEINIPNYASAVVTTQEIVALIGAPASVAAATKA; the protein is encoded by the coding sequence ATGGGCGCGCTTACCTACGAAAAAGAGATCACCGGTCTTCTGGTGATCGACCCGTATAACGATTTCATCTCAGAGGGCGGCAAGATATGGGACCGCCTCAAAGGGGTTGCGGAAGCCAACCAGTGCGTACCTCACATGAAGGAGGTGCTGGAGGCGGCACGCGAGGCGGGCGTTCGCGTGTTCTACGCCATGCATCACCGCTACCGGCCCGGCGATTACGAGAGCTGGAAGTACATCGCACCCATCCAGAGGGCGGCGTGGTCCCGTAAATCCTTCGAGTATGGGACGTGGGGCGGCCAGTTTCGCCAGGGGTTCGAGCCACAGCCCGGCGATATCGTGGCTTCGGAGCATTGGTGTTCGAGCGGCTTCGCCAACACGGACCTGGATCTGCAGCTCAAGAAACACGGAATACACAAGCTGATCGTCATCGGGCTGATTGCGCATACCTGTGTGGAGGCGACGGTCCGCTTTGCCGCCGAGCTTGGTTACGAAGTCACGATGGTGAAAGACGCCACGGCGGACTACTCCGATCGCGAGATGGAGGCCGCTCTCGAAATCAACATCCCCAACTACGCCAGTGCCGTGGTGACGACGCAGGAGATTGTGGCGCTGATTGGTGCCCCGGCGAGCGTGGCGGCCGCCACCAAAGCGTGA
- a CDS encoding epoxide hydrolase family protein, whose amino-acid sequence MTMLILAGPLCSQTSKAVNHYVEPASGAARSGESGIRPFRVHVPEKAIADLRRRLAATNWPEEETVSDRSQGVQLATMKNLVRYWQSGYDWRKIEAKLNALPQFTTNIDGLDIHFIHVRSKHPNALPIIITHGWPGSVIEQMKIIGPLTDPTAHGGTAEDAFDVVIPSLPGHGFSGKPTETGWDPIRIARAWTVLMKRLGYTRFVAQGGDWGNAVTEQMALQAPPELIGIHTNMPATVPADVAAALQYGQPAPDGLSAEEKGAWDQLDSFYKHGLGYALEMANRPQTLYGLADSPAGLAAWMLDHDARSMELISRVFAGEPEGLTREDILDNISLYWFTNTAVSSARLYWESKLAFFAPKGVRVPTAVSVFPDEIYAAPKSWTERAYPNLIHFNRLPKGGHFAAWEQPGLLTSELRTAFRSLR is encoded by the coding sequence ATGACCATGCTGATTCTCGCGGGCCCGCTCTGCTCCCAGACCAGCAAGGCCGTGAACCACTATGTTGAGCCCGCAAGCGGGGCAGCCCGGAGCGGCGAGAGCGGGATTCGCCCATTCCGGGTGCATGTTCCCGAAAAGGCGATTGCCGACCTGCGGCGGCGCCTGGCCGCAACAAACTGGCCGGAAGAGGAAACCGTCTCCGATCGCTCACAGGGCGTGCAACTGGCAACGATGAAGAACCTGGTGCGCTATTGGCAGAGCGGGTACGACTGGCGAAAGATCGAGGCGAAGCTGAATGCGCTGCCTCAGTTCACCACCAACATCGATGGACTGGACATTCATTTTATTCATGTCCGGTCGAAGCACCCGAATGCATTGCCGATCATCATCACGCACGGCTGGCCGGGGTCAGTGATTGAGCAGATGAAGATCATTGGACCATTGACGGACCCAACGGCGCATGGCGGTACCGCCGAGGACGCTTTTGATGTCGTGATTCCGTCGCTGCCCGGTCATGGATTTTCCGGCAAGCCGACGGAGACCGGCTGGGATCCCATTCGAATTGCGCGTGCCTGGACGGTGTTGATGAAGCGCCTGGGCTACACGCGCTTTGTGGCACAGGGTGGGGATTGGGGGAATGCCGTTACCGAGCAGATGGCACTGCAGGCTCCGCCGGAGTTGATCGGCATTCACACCAACATGCCCGCGACCGTGCCCGCCGATGTTGCGGCTGCCTTGCAGTATGGCCAGCCGGCGCCAGACGGCCTGAGCGCGGAAGAGAAGGGCGCGTGGGACCAACTGGACTCGTTCTATAAGCACGGATTGGGCTATGCACTGGAGATGGCCAATCGCCCGCAGACGTTGTACGGGCTCGCCGATTCGCCGGCCGGCCTGGCCGCCTGGATGCTCGACCACGACGCCCGCAGCATGGAGCTGATCAGCCGGGTTTTCGCTGGCGAGCCGGAAGGATTGACGCGCGAGGACATTCTCGACAACATTTCGCTCTACTGGTTCACCAACACCGCGGTGTCTTCCGCGAGGCTCTACTGGGAGAGCAAGCTGGCCTTCTTCGCTCCGAAGGGCGTGCGGGTTCCCACGGCAGTGAGTGTCTTCCCGGATGAGATCTACGCCGCTCCGAAGAGCTGGACCGAGAGGGCATACCCCAACCTGATCCACTTCAACCGGCTTCCGAAGGGCGGCCACTTTGCGGCGTGGGAACAGCCGGGGCTGCTCACTTCAGAGCTCCGCACGGCATTTCGTTCGCTGCGTTAG
- a CDS encoding alpha/beta fold hydrolase, with translation MTHEEKMTPSRRRFLAETGLSVGGALLAVEPLRAASSPGEIKTVDAGVLNVAYAEAGPAKGPAVILLHGWPYDIYSFAEVSPLLAAVGYRVITPYLRGYGATRFLSSETPRNGQQAALAADTIALMDVLGIESAILGGFDWGARTADIVAALWPERTKALVSVSGYLIGSQSGNRPPLPPQAELSWWYQFYFATERGQAGYEKYRKEFSRLIWQTASPKWKFDDATFDRSAAAFDNPDHVAIVIHNYRWRLGLAEGEPKFDGLEKRLAEGPGIPVPSITLEGDANGAPHPDPASYAKRFTGWYRHRVASGGIGHNLPQEAPEVFAKAVLDLGAQKN, from the coding sequence ATGACACACGAAGAAAAAATGACTCCTTCGCGCCGGCGGTTTCTCGCCGAGACAGGATTGTCGGTGGGAGGGGCGCTGCTGGCCGTGGAGCCACTGCGGGCCGCCAGTTCCCCTGGAGAGATCAAGACCGTCGATGCCGGGGTTCTGAACGTGGCGTATGCGGAAGCCGGGCCTGCGAAGGGACCCGCGGTGATCCTGCTCCACGGGTGGCCTTACGATATCTACAGTTTTGCGGAGGTGTCCCCGCTGCTGGCAGCGGTCGGCTACCGAGTGATCACGCCGTACCTGCGCGGTTATGGGGCGACGCGCTTTCTGTCGTCCGAGACCCCTCGCAATGGGCAGCAGGCCGCGTTGGCTGCCGACACGATCGCCCTGATGGATGTGCTCGGCATCGAGTCGGCGATTCTGGGGGGCTTTGATTGGGGCGCGCGAACGGCGGACATCGTGGCGGCGTTGTGGCCGGAGCGTACGAAGGCTCTTGTGTCGGTGAGCGGGTATCTGATCGGCAGCCAGAGCGGCAACCGGCCTCCGCTGCCTCCGCAGGCTGAGCTCTCCTGGTGGTATCAGTTTTACTTTGCTACCGAGCGGGGCCAGGCCGGGTATGAGAAATACCGGAAGGAGTTCTCGAGACTCATCTGGCAGACCGCCTCGCCAAAGTGGAAATTCGACGATGCTACGTTCGATCGCAGCGCCGCGGCCTTCGACAATCCGGACCATGTGGCGATCGTGATTCACAACTACCGGTGGCGGCTGGGCCTGGCGGAAGGAGAGCCGAAGTTCGATGGGTTGGAGAAGCGGCTTGCCGAGGGTCCGGGCATTCCGGTGCCGAGCATTACCCTGGAAGGCGATGCGAATGGTGCGCCGCATCCGGATCCCGCGAGTTATGCGAAGAGGTTCACGGGCTGGTACCGGCATCGGGTGGCGAGTGGAGGGATTGGCCACAATCTGCCGCAGGAAGCGCCGGAGGTGTTCGCGAAGGCGGTGCTGGATTTGGGGGCGCAGAAGAATTGA
- a CDS encoding redoxin domain-containing protein, translating into MGRRSFVWVPAAIAATGLFMAASDTRDEGRMPNLDVVPGWLNSAPLNSKALRGKVVLVNFWTYSCINSLRELPYMKAWAEKYGDKGLVVVGVHTPEFGFEKEQPNVRTAVSALKIAYPIAVDSDHAIWNSFRNEYWPADYIIDGKGRIRYHHFGEGEYERAERVIQTLLRENGATGLDESLVQISATGPEAPPSRAIGSPETYVGYARAENFVSPERLARDGRRIYSLPAHLDLNKWGFSGAWNAGPERSTLEVAPGKIVFRFHGRDLHMVLGPSKDGAPVRFRVRLNGVPPGEHHGSDSAADGSGVIREPRMYQLIRQTGPIEDAVFVIEFLDRGAAAYSFTFG; encoded by the coding sequence ATGGGACGCCGAAGCTTCGTTTGGGTTCCGGCCGCGATTGCCGCGACCGGACTGTTCATGGCCGCCTCCGATACACGGGATGAGGGACGCATGCCGAACCTGGACGTGGTTCCGGGCTGGTTGAACTCCGCACCGCTGAACAGCAAAGCGCTGCGCGGCAAGGTGGTGCTGGTCAATTTCTGGACCTACTCCTGCATCAATAGTTTGCGGGAACTGCCTTACATGAAGGCCTGGGCGGAGAAGTATGGAGACAAAGGACTGGTGGTGGTGGGCGTCCATACCCCTGAGTTCGGCTTCGAGAAGGAGCAGCCGAATGTCCGGACAGCCGTTTCGGCCTTGAAGATCGCCTACCCTATTGCGGTCGACAGCGATCATGCCATTTGGAACAGCTTTCGCAATGAATACTGGCCGGCGGACTACATCATCGACGGGAAAGGGCGAATCCGCTATCACCACTTCGGCGAGGGCGAGTATGAGCGGGCCGAGCGCGTGATTCAAACGCTGCTACGGGAGAACGGTGCGACGGGTTTGGATGAGAGTCTAGTTCAGATCTCGGCGACGGGACCGGAGGCTCCTCCGAGCCGGGCAATCGGATCGCCGGAGACGTATGTGGGCTATGCCCGTGCGGAGAACTTCGTCTCCCCGGAACGGCTGGCGCGCGATGGCCGCAGGATCTACAGCCTGCCGGCGCATCTGGACCTTAACAAGTGGGGCTTCAGCGGGGCCTGGAATGCGGGTCCGGAGCGGTCGACTCTCGAGGTGGCGCCCGGCAAGATTGTGTTCCGATTCCACGGCCGGGATCTCCACATGGTTCTGGGTCCGTCCAAAGACGGGGCGCCGGTTCGTTTCAGGGTGAGGTTGAATGGCGTGCCGCCGGGCGAGCATCACGGGTCCGATTCCGCCGCTGATGGCTCTGGTGTGATTCGAGAGCCACGGATGTACCAGTTGATCCGGCAGACGGGGCCGATCGAGGACGCGGTGTTCGTGATTGAGTTCCTGGATCGAGGGGCGGCTGCGTACTCGTTCACGTTTGGTTAG
- a CDS encoding enoyl-CoA hydratase/isomerase family protein: MNFEKLNVTREGGVLFAEIAAPPMNLLGPELVGDLVALIQQAEADEAIQVLVFKSADPDYFISHVDVTRINEYREQVMKMEGATSLALLFRRISTSRLVTIAQIEGRVRAVGSEFVLACDMRFAARESAIFSQFEPALGLLPGSGGAQHLIRLMGRSRAMEVLLSADDYDAELAEKYGWINRALPAAELSAFVARLAHRIARFPAAGHAVVKERVNAVALASAEEFNRDGDLFSEGVRKREAQGIIQAAMKNGLQTRSGELALTAILGRD; this comes from the coding sequence ATGAATTTCGAAAAACTGAATGTCACGCGGGAAGGCGGAGTGTTGTTTGCAGAGATTGCCGCTCCGCCCATGAATCTTCTGGGGCCGGAACTGGTCGGTGACCTGGTTGCGCTGATCCAGCAAGCCGAGGCAGACGAAGCGATCCAGGTGCTGGTATTCAAGAGCGCGGATCCGGACTACTTCATCTCGCACGTTGACGTGACGCGGATCAATGAATACCGCGAACAGGTGATGAAGATGGAGGGCGCCACTTCGCTGGCGCTGCTGTTCCGCCGTATCAGCACGAGCCGCCTGGTGACCATCGCCCAGATCGAAGGCCGGGTACGCGCCGTCGGCAGTGAGTTCGTACTGGCGTGCGACATGCGGTTTGCGGCCCGCGAGTCGGCGATCTTCAGCCAGTTCGAGCCGGCGCTGGGGCTGCTGCCTGGCTCGGGCGGGGCTCAGCACCTGATCCGGCTGATGGGCCGAAGCCGGGCGATGGAAGTCCTGCTGAGTGCCGACGATTACGACGCCGAACTGGCTGAGAAATACGGCTGGATCAATCGAGCCTTGCCGGCCGCCGAGCTAAGCGCGTTCGTCGCCAGGCTGGCGCATCGAATCGCCCGGTTTCCGGCGGCCGGGCATGCCGTCGTGAAAGAGAGAGTCAACGCGGTGGCGCTGGCATCGGCCGAGGAATTCAACCGGGATGGGGACCTGTTCAGTGAAGGGGTCCGCAAGCGCGAGGCGCAAGGCATCATCCAGGCTGCGATGAAGAACGGCCTGCAGACCCGCAGTGGGGAACTGGCTTTGACGGCGATCCTGGGACGCGACTGA